From a single Rhipicephalus sanguineus isolate Rsan-2018 unplaced genomic scaffold, BIME_Rsan_1.4 Seq7007, whole genome shotgun sequence genomic region:
- the LOC119378130 gene encoding serine/threonine-protein kinase VRK1, with the protein MLMDRFGQYLQNILDRQGKTLSLKHAFSIIMPVLECFHSYEYIHTYADMKASWVPHCFSKNNENKLYRQDFGFIYRCTENGKRKEYEDDWRKAHDGTIEFTGPHNHTGAHSRRGDADLLGFNVFQWLCCQLLWEDDLKNPEYVSQQKKAIVENIPLLMIRCFQHGDIPCGITEFLQHVYSVKFKDTEDYKRQTGILEKSIQAAGFKPSSRLVFMPPRTQRRKSFSPKKYGLQEITFAEDNMGDSGNEMDAEELQTAKVATTPVKTPLRKSDHWTPAVTVSASCLDGVVELEPKKNVVSSLSGWTSSEDFRKNGFCEDSKSPGLDNPNATAYEHQIGFR; encoded by the coding sequence ATGCTCATGGACAGGTTCGGACAATACCTGCAGAATATCCTCGACCGGCAGGGCAAGACGCTTTCTTTGAAGCACGCTTTCAGCATCATCATGCCCGTCTTGGAGTGCTTCCACAGCTACGAGTACATCCACACCTATGCCGATATGAAGGCGTCCTGGGTGCCACATTGTTTTAgcaaaaacaacgaaaacaagCTATATCGGCAGGACTTTGGATTCATCTATCGGTGCACGGAAAACGGCAAGCGCAAGGAATACGAGGACGATTGGAGGAAGGCGCACGACGGCACCATTGAGTTCACGGGTCCGCACAACCACACTGGTGCGCACTCGCGAAGGGGTGACGCGGACCTGCTGGGATTCAACGTGTTCCAGTGGCTTTGTTGCCAACTGCTCTGGGAGGACGACCTCAAGAACCCCGAGTACGTCAGCCAACAAAAGAAGGCTATTGTGGAAAACATCCCCCTGCTGATGATCAGATGCTTCCAACACGGGGACATTCCATGTGGAATCACCGAGTTCCTGCAGCACGTGTATTCCGTGAAGTTTAAGGACACGGAAGATTACAAACGGCAGACAGGGATCTTAGAGAAGAGCATTCAGGCGGCGGGTTTCAAGCCCTCCAGCAGGCTAGTCTTCATGCCACCGAGGACGCAGCGGCGGAAGTCGTTTTCGCCCAAGAAGTACGGGCTGCAAGAAATCACCTTCGCCGAGGACAACATGGGGGACAGCGGGAACGAGATGGACGCGGAAGAGCTGCAGACAGCCAAGGTCGCCACGACGCCAGTCAAGACGCCACTCCGGAAAAGCGACCACTGGACGCCCGCGGTAACAGTGTCCGCCTCATGCCTGGACGGCGTCGTCGAGCTGGAGCCCAAGAAAAACGTGGTGTCATCACTTTCGGGTTGGACAAGCTCTGAAGACTTTCGAAAGAATGGTTTCTGTGAGGACAGCAAAAGCCCGGGCTTGGACAACCCCAATGCAACAGCGTATGAGCATCAGATAGGGTTTCGATAG